A genomic stretch from Helianthus annuus cultivar XRQ/B chromosome 1, HanXRQr2.0-SUNRISE, whole genome shotgun sequence includes:
- the LOC110877585 gene encoding ER membrane protein complex subunit 6, protein MASHDESGKKSNENEMPTFNAENLQSNMKVVYYCRTFMSIIGGVIAGICGFTGLMGFVVYVLVMAITSVCLTARAGFSIHSYFDSWNRVLLDGFLGGLLSFVLFWTFAYDIVHIF, encoded by the exons ATGGCTAGCCACGATGAATCCGGgaaaaaatcaaatgaaaatgaAATGCCAACCTTCAATGCTGAGAATTTGCAAAGCAACATGAAAGTCGTATACTACTG TCGAACATTTATGTCGATCATCGGTGGAGTGATTGCTGGAATATGTGGATTTACAGGCCTCATGGGGTTTGTGGTTTATGTACTGGTCATGGCAATTACATCGGTGTGTCTAACAGCCCGGGCGGGTTTTTCCATCCATTCATATTTTGACAGCTGGAACAGGGTTCTATTGGACGGATTTCTCGGCGGGCTTTTG TCGTTCGTGCTGTTCTGGAC ATTTGCTTATGATATCGTGCACATCTTCTAA
- the LOC110877567 gene encoding ethylene-responsive transcription factor ERF062, giving the protein MNLYFLSIKPNLHKHSSPSITHKMTQNMHFSGDHFTIIATSTHGDGGSGGGGGDGGAPTSSLPVTFLEPISQDSRFDQPYRTHVTNYHAKIKNDHNTLGRTSVCAAKSKKQFRGVRQRHWGKWVAEIRLPRNRMRVWLGTFKTAEEAAFAYDTAAYMLRGDFAHLNFPNLKSQLKANSVSGNTAALLHAKLQGVPKAVKGVPPSLPEVVVEGVKKPRLEPGLLDVGEEVQLSKMPSLDMDVIWDDLLVLDS; this is encoded by the coding sequence ATGAATCTATACTTTCTTAGCATAAAACCCAACTTGCACAAACACTCATCACCCTCTATTACTCACAAAATGACACAAAACATGCATTTTTCCGGTGATCATTTCACCATCATAGCCACCAGTACCCACGGCGACGGTGGcagtggcggcggcggtggtgatggtggtgcacCTACTTCTTCTCTTCCGGTAACCTTTCTTGAACCCATCTCACAAGATTCAAGATTTGATCAACCCTATCGAACTCACGTAACAAATTACCATGCAAAAATAAAAAATGACCATAATACCCTTGGAAGGACATCCGTATGTGCAGCTAAATCTAAGAAGCAGTTTAGAGGGGTACGCCAACGGCATTGGGGAAAATGGGTGGCGGAAATCCGGTTACCGAGAAACCGAATGCGGGTGTGGCTTGGAACGTTTAAAACAGCTGAGGAAGCTGCGTTTGCGTACGATACTGCCGCGTATATGTTACGTGGCGATTTCGCACACTTAAACTTCCCGAATTTGAAAAGCCAGTTGAAGGCGAATTCGGTTAGTGGTAACACTGCTGCCTTGCTTCATGCGAAGTTGCAAGGCGTACCGAAGGCGGTTAAAGGGGTACCGCCATCATTACCGGAGGTGGTTGTTGAAGGGGTAAAGAAACCGCGGTTGGAACCGGGGTTGTTGGATGTTGGAGAAGAGGTTCAGCTTAGTAAGATGCCGTCTTTAGATATGGATGTGATTTGGGATGATCTTCTTGTTTTGGATTCGTGA
- the LOC110877577 gene encoding nucleolin, whose product MKMMIEDDLEIEREVEEIVVDDEDSVEIDSEVEVEEDDGEDDDDGEDDDDGEDEDDDDDVQEVFQSSGGGPASQEGEEDEEEDEDEDGDDDDDDDDDDDDGEDSDDDDDEDEDEEGEEEEEQDMGTEYLVRPVANPEDEEDASDFEPEENGVDEDDLEDEDDDDDDDDGRKSEAPSKRKRSGKDDDDDDDDDDGADDARPSKR is encoded by the exons atgaagatgatgatcgaAGATGATTTGGAGATCGAACGCGAGGTTGAGgaaattgttgttgatgatgaggATAGTGTAGAGATTGACAGTGAAGTTGAGGTTGAAGAAGATGACGGTGAAGACGATGATGAcggtgaagatgatgatgacggagaggatgaggatgatgatgatgatgtgcaGGAGGTGTTTCAGAGCTCCGGCGGTGGTCCGGCGTCGCAGGAAGGTGAGGAGGATGAAGAggaggatgaagatgaagatggagatgatgatgatgatgatgacgatgacgaCGACGACGGTGAAGAtagcgatgatgatgatgacgaggATGAGGATGAGGAAGGTGAAGAAGAAGAG GAGCAGGATATGGGAACTGAATACTTGGTTCGACCAGTGGCTAACCCAGAAGACGAAGAAGATGCTAGTGATTTTGAGCCCGAAGAGAATGGTGTCGATGAAGATgatcttgaagatgaagatgacgacgatgacgatgatgatggaAGGAAATCTGAAGCCCCGTCAAAGAGAAAGAGGTCCGGGaaagatgacgatgatgatgacgacgatgATGATGGTGCTGATGATGCCAGACCATCCAAGAGATGA